A DNA window from Halomonas zincidurans B6 contains the following coding sequences:
- the phoR gene encoding phosphate regulon sensor histidine kinase PhoR, with amino-acid sequence MYYWTNELWRLGYLVGGLGLLGWVLGEPGWGLAVGLGLFLFIHLRHLRELYVWLTYHPGREPPVGSGVWGDLFDRLYKYQKSQRLTQQRLRDVIRRVQESSEAMRDSVVMLDSRGDLEWWNSAAERMLGLQTRHDRGQHITNLLRSPRFVDYFNARDYREPLTLPSPLRDDLILQFQITLYGDDERLVMARDITRLHRLEQMRRDFVANVSHELRTPLTVLSGYLETYAALTEDMPEEQLPPRWQRGLTQMQEQTTRMQNLVNDLLLLSRLETDHRLEQESRVDVAALLEQVAADTRALSEAGHVVRIETDTHRGLAGIEQELHSALSNLAFNAVRYTPPESTITLRWRPWRDGAALEVEDNGEGIDPVHIPRLTERFYRVDQGRSKATGGTGLGLAIVKHVLLRHDAQLEIVSQPGKGALFRCVFPAARLYLPEAGETPNAMRSTSD; translated from the coding sequence ATGTACTACTGGACCAACGAACTCTGGCGGCTGGGCTATCTGGTCGGCGGGCTGGGGCTGTTGGGCTGGGTGCTCGGCGAGCCGGGCTGGGGGCTGGCGGTCGGGCTGGGGCTGTTCTTGTTCATTCACCTGCGCCATCTGCGCGAGCTGTACGTCTGGTTGACCTATCATCCCGGGCGCGAGCCGCCGGTGGGCAGCGGCGTGTGGGGCGATCTGTTCGATCGGCTGTACAAGTACCAGAAGAGCCAGCGGCTGACCCAGCAGCGCCTGCGCGACGTGATCCGCCGCGTCCAGGAATCCTCCGAGGCGATGCGCGACAGCGTGGTGATGCTCGACAGCCGTGGCGACCTGGAGTGGTGGAACAGCGCCGCCGAGCGCATGCTCGGCCTGCAGACCCGCCACGATCGCGGCCAGCACATCACCAACCTGCTGCGTTCGCCGCGTTTCGTCGACTATTTCAATGCTCGCGACTACCGCGAGCCGCTGACACTGCCCTCGCCGCTGCGCGACGACCTGATCCTGCAGTTTCAGATCACTCTCTACGGCGACGACGAACGGCTGGTGATGGCTCGCGACATCACCCGCCTGCACCGCCTCGAGCAGATGCGCCGCGACTTCGTCGCCAACGTTTCCCACGAGCTGCGCACGCCGCTGACCGTGCTTTCCGGCTACCTGGAAACCTACGCCGCCCTGACCGAGGACATGCCGGAGGAGCAGTTGCCGCCGCGCTGGCAACGCGGCCTGACCCAGATGCAGGAGCAGACCACGCGCATGCAGAATCTGGTCAACGACCTGCTGCTATTGTCGCGGCTGGAAACCGATCATCGCCTGGAACAGGAAAGCCGCGTCGACGTCGCCGCGCTGCTCGAGCAGGTCGCCGCCGATACCCGCGCGCTGAGCGAAGCAGGGCATGTCGTGCGCATCGAGACCGACACGCACCGGGGACTCGCCGGCATCGAGCAGGAACTGCACAGCGCGCTGTCCAACCTGGCCTTCAACGCGGTGCGCTACACGCCGCCGGAATCGACCATCACGCTGCGCTGGCGGCCCTGGCGGGACGGCGCCGCCCTGGAGGTCGAGGACAACGGCGAAGGCATCGACCCGGTGCATATCCCGCGACTGACCGAGCGCTTCTACCGCGTCGATCAGGGCCGCAGCAAGGCCACCGGCGGCACCGGGCTGGGGCTGGCGATCGTCAAGCACGTGCTGCTGCGCCACGACGCGCAGCTGGAGATC
- the phoB gene encoding phosphate regulon transcriptional regulator PhoB codes for MTSKTVLIVDDESAIREMIAVALEMADYRVLEADNAQSAHALIVDDQPDLLLLDWMMPGTSGIELARRLKREETTAELPIILLTAKSEEDNKILGLEAGADDYITKPFSPRELVARLKAVLRRTTPRGIEDAVEVEGLTLDPASHRVSAHGQSLEIGPTEYRLLQFFMTHQERAYTRGQLLDQVWGGNVYVEERTVDVHIRRLRKALGEPHQHLIQTVRGTGYRFSARL; via the coding sequence ATGACATCCAAGACCGTACTGATCGTCGATGACGAGTCCGCGATCCGCGAGATGATTGCCGTGGCGCTGGAGATGGCCGATTATCGCGTGCTCGAGGCCGACAACGCGCAGAGCGCCCACGCCCTGATCGTCGACGATCAGCCCGATCTGCTGCTGCTCGACTGGATGATGCCCGGCACCAGCGGCATCGAGCTGGCGCGGCGGCTCAAGCGCGAGGAAACCACCGCCGAGCTGCCGATCATCCTGCTCACCGCCAAGAGCGAGGAGGACAACAAGATCCTCGGCCTCGAGGCCGGCGCCGACGACTACATCACCAAGCCGTTCTCGCCGCGCGAGCTGGTCGCCCGGCTCAAGGCGGTGCTGCGCCGGACCACGCCGCGCGGTATCGAGGACGCGGTCGAGGTCGAGGGACTCACGCTCGACCCGGCCAGCCATCGGGTCTCCGCGCATGGCCAGTCGCTGGAGATCGGCCCCACCGAGTACCGCCTGCTGCAGTTCTTCATGACCCACCAGGAGCGCGCCTATACCCGCGGCCAACTGCTCGACCAGGTGTGGGGCGGCAACGTCTACGTCGAGGAGCGCACCGTCGACGTGCATATCCGCCGCCTGCGCAAGGCGCTCGGCGAGCCCCATCAGCACCTGATCCAGACCGTGCGCGGGACCGGCTATCGCTTCTCGGCCAGACTCTGA
- the ubiA gene encoding 4-hydroxybenzoate octaprenyltransferase has product MQQPSSPPTGLARFSPARLPAFLQLTRLDRPIGTWLLMWPTLWALWIAAEGLPERATLLIFIAGVYVMRAAGCVINDYADRHFDGHVKRTRDRPLATGRIGEGEAKVLFGVLVALAFVLVYLTNPFTIMLSLGGVALAFIYPFMKRYTHWPQLFLGAAFSWAIPMAFGAVLGELPADAWLLFFANVAWTVAYDTQYAMVDRDDDLRIGIKSTAVLFGHYDRLMIGLLQLATLTLLAVVGTRQALGGFFWAGLAAMALIFVYQHWLIRERSRERCFRAFLNNHWAGLVLWAGLALTLWPSAG; this is encoded by the coding sequence ATGCAGCAACCCAGCTCGCCCCCCACCGGCCTTGCGCGCTTCAGCCCGGCGCGCCTGCCCGCTTTCCTGCAGCTGACCCGCCTCGACCGGCCGATCGGCACCTGGCTGTTGATGTGGCCGACGCTGTGGGCGCTGTGGATCGCCGCCGAGGGCCTGCCCGAGCGCGCCACGCTGCTGATCTTCATCGCCGGGGTGTACGTGATGCGCGCCGCGGGCTGCGTGATCAACGACTACGCCGATCGCCATTTCGACGGCCACGTCAAGCGCACCCGGGACCGGCCGCTGGCCACCGGGCGAATCGGCGAGGGCGAGGCCAAGGTGCTGTTCGGCGTGCTGGTGGCGCTTGCCTTCGTGCTGGTCTACCTGACCAATCCGTTCACCATCATGCTGTCGCTGGGCGGCGTGGCGCTGGCGTTCATCTACCCGTTCATGAAGCGCTACACCCACTGGCCGCAGCTATTCCTCGGCGCGGCCTTCTCGTGGGCGATCCCCATGGCCTTCGGCGCGGTACTCGGCGAGTTGCCGGCCGACGCCTGGCTGCTGTTCTTCGCCAACGTGGCGTGGACGGTGGCCTACGACACCCAGTACGCGATGGTCGACCGCGACGACGATCTCAGGATCGGCATCAAGTCCACCGCGGTGCTGTTCGGCCACTACGACCGGCTGATGATCGGCCTGTTGCAACTCGCCACGCTGACGCTGCTGGCGGTGGTCGGCACCCGCCAGGCGCTGGGCGGGTTCTTCTGGGCCGGCCTCGCGGCCATGGCGCTGATCTTCGTCTACCAGCACTGGCTGATTCGCGAGCGCTCGCGGGAGCGCTGCTTCCGGGCGTTTCTCAACAACCACTGGGCGGGACTGGTGCTGTGGGCCGGCCTGGCGTTGACGCTGTGGCCGAGCGCCGGGTGA